CCGTCCCGGTCGGCGAGAGCAGGGGTCTGAACGCGTACGTCTTGACGACGAGGGTCGTCAGCAGCGGCAAGATCACCGAGAACAGCAGCGCCGACTTGATCGCGCCCTCGGCTCGCCAGATCGCGTAGGCGTAGAACACCGCGATCGAGACGGTGATCGCCGTGGCGATCAGTCCCAGCTTGAACGAGTAGAGGATCGCGTCCAGCAGAACACCGGAAGAGAACACTTCCGCGTACCCCTCCAGCGACCAGGTCCCCGCGGCGTATCGGAGGTCCGTCGAGCCCGACGTGAAGCTGATCCGCAGGAGGATCAGAAACGGCGCCACGAACAGCAGCAACTCGAAGACGAGCAGCGGCGCCATCAGCAGCAGGGCCCGCTTCGATCGCGATCGCTCCCGGAGCGGCTCCCAGACGCGAGCGATCGGCGACGGCAGCGACGAGTGTCCCGACATCGTTACAGATCGACCCTCGAGCCGTCGTCGCGGAACGCGAGGACGTCCGCGCCGTCCCAGCTGATCCGGATCTCGTCGCCGGCTTCGAACTCGCCCGCGTCCGAGACGGTGCGTTCGGCGAACACCGACGTCCCCTCGATTCCGACGGAGTAGCGAACCGTCGAGCCGCGGTAGAGCACGCTCTCGACGGTCCCGACGACGGAGTTCGTCGTGCTCCCGTCGGTTCGAACGGGCCGAGCGGTCTCGTCGGACTCGAGCCCCGAATCCGCCGACTCGATCGAGAGGGCCTCCGGTCGAAGCGACAGGGACACCGCATCGCCCGCAGCGAGCGCGTCGGGATTCGCCGTCGGCACGACGACCTCCCGGCCCAGTTCCGTTTCGACGCGGACGGCGTCCGGGGAGGTCCGGTCGACCGTCCCCTCGACGAAGTTCGTATCACCGAGGAAGCCCTCGATAAAGCGGTTCTTCGGGTTCTGATAGACCTCGTTCGGCTCGCCGACCTGGACGAGATTTCCGTCGGCCATGATGCCGATCCGATCGGCGAGCGTGAAGGCCTCGTCCTGGTCGTGGGTGACGTGGACGAACGTCTCCTCGAGTTCCGCGTGAATCTCCCGGAGTTCGATCTGCATGTCCTCGCTGAGCCGCTTGTCGAGGTTCGACAGCGGCTCGTCGAGCAGCAACACGTCGGGGTTGACCGCCAGCGAGCGCGCGAGCGCGACCCGCTGTTTCTGCCCGCCGCTCAGGTTCATCGGGTCGTCGTCGGCGTGGTCGGCCATTCGAACGCGCTCGAGCATCTCTCGGGCCCGTTCGCGGCGTTCCTCCTTGCCGACGCCCTGCATCTTCAGTCCGAAGGCGACGTTCTCGAGGACCGTCTTGTGGGGGAACAGCGCCCAGTCCTGGAACACCGTCGCAGTGGTGCGTTCGTAGGCGGGCCGGTCGGTCACGTCCTCGCCGTCGATGCGGATCTCGCCGTCGGTCGGCGTCTCGAGGCCGGCGAGCATCCGCAGCGTCGTGGACTTGCCGCTGCCGCTGGGCCCGAGCAGACACAGCAGTTCGCCGTCGTCAATCGTCACCGAGACGTCTTCGACGGCGAGTTCGGTTCCGTACCGTTTCTCGAGTCCGTCAAGCGTAATTTCAGACATGGTGTGGTCGTCAGGAATTCCGCATCGCGGAGAACTCGTCGGAGAGGTCGCCGCTGTGTTCGGCGAGGAACTCCCAGTCGGGGAAGGCGATGTTCGACGCCTCCTCGCTGTCGCTCGGCAGATCGTCCGCGAGGTCGCCGGCGTACTCGGTGTTCTCGTTACAGAACAGGGTCGGCATCTCCTCGGACCACGCCGTCTGGACCTCCGCGTCCATGAGGAAGTTGATGAACTCCTCGGCCCGGTCGCGTTTGTCGGTGCCCTTGACGACACACCAGTGGTTCAGGTAGCCGGTCGTCTGCTCCGGCATCGTGTGAGTCAGCCCCTCGTAGTCGTCGATGTCGTACGCCGTCTGCTCGTAGTACCACTGGGCGACGTCGATGATGTCGTCCTGGAAGGCCTGCCAGACGTCCTGTCCGGACTCCGCCCAGCTCTCGATCGGCCAGTTCCGGACGGTCTCGAGGACGTCGTCGTGGTGGTCGGCGTCGTGCATCTCCTCGCCGAGTTCCGCGTCGTCCATCCCGACGGCGGCGGCGTACATCGGGTACCACCAGAAGCCGGTGTCGACGCCGACGCCGTTGCTCTCCGCGACGGCCGAGCCGGAGAGGTCGCTCCACGATTCGATCTCCGACTCCATCTCCTCGCGGTGGATGATGGTACAGGGGGCGCCGTCGACCGGCATCCCGTACTCCGTGGTTCGAAAGTCCGCGTAGTAATCGATGAGTTCGTCGGCGTTGGGGACGTTCTCCGTCCTGATCTCGTGGAAGAGATCGTCCTGTCTGCCGTAGTAGTAGAAGTTCCCTTCCGTGATGGTGACGTCGTAGGGCGGATCGTCGTCCGCCGCCGTCTGAATGTCGGTGAGGATGTCGCCCCAACCGGGTTCGATCTGAATCTCCGCGTCGAACTCGTCCTCGTATCTCGGGACGACCGCTTCTTCGAATCGGTCGGCGTAGTTCCCGCTCCAGACGCTGACGCGAAGCGGATCGCCGCTCCCGCTCGAGAGCAGTTCGGTACAGCCGGCGAGGGCGGTCGCCGACCCGACCGCTGTCGCAGACAGCAGGCGGCGACGTGAGACAGAAGAACCCGCGGCGTCAGTCACTGATTCACTCGTACTTTCGCTCGTCTCTGCAACCCGATCAGGGTCTGCAGCCATTGGTACCCCGGTCATCGCTGATGCCGACATAAAGTCGTTGTGGACTCGGTGGAACGTTTCAAATAGCTACCAGTTTCGGCTGCGACCGGTTCGATAGCGAGTCGTTCGTCGCCGCTCACACGTCGGTAGTCGGGCGGAGTCGAAGTCGTGCTCGCGGTCAACCGTCGCCATCGTCGCCACTCCCGTTGTCCCCATCGGTATCGGTCCCGTCGGCGGCTTCGTCGCCGCTATCGTCCGCGTCGGCGTTCGATTCGTCGGCACCCTTCCAGACACGAATCCGATACCCGACGTAGCCGGGAATCAACAGGAGGTAGATGGCGACGGCGGCCATTGTCATCGTCGACCGACCCAGGACGGCGACCGCTACCCACAACGTGACGCCGAGCCCCAGCAGGACCTCGAACGACAGGTTCGACGCCTCCTCGAACGGCGCCTCGAGGAACGGCTCGAGATCGACCACTCAGCTCACCTCCTCGTACAGGAGCTGGCCCGTAACGAGCACGGGGACGATCTCGAGGCGGCCGATCCACATCGCAAACACGAGCGTGACCTTGAGCGAGGCGGGTATCGTTGCGTCGACGATGCCGGCGCTCAGGCCGACGTTGCTCTGGACGCTGGCGACTTCGAAGAGGACGTTCGCGGTCGCGTACCCGTTCGGGAGGACGAGCAGGGCGACGAGGCTCGTCACGAACAGCAGACCGAACCAGAGCACGGCGATAATCGCGGCGGTGTCGAACGCCGCCGACGCGCCGCCGGCGGTATCGGCCGTCGACTCGGACGGGTCGTAGACGTCCATCCCGTGTTCCGGCGCATCGAGCAGGAGCCGGCGAACGCGAACGATCTTGACGCCACCCGCGGTCGAGCCGGCCGCACCGCCGACGATCATCGAGAGCGTAACGGCTAACAATCCCGGCGCGGCCCACGAGCCGCCGAGTCCGGTATCCGTCTGGAACCCGGTACAGGTCAGCCCCGAAACGAGCTGGAACGTGCCGTAACGGACCGACGCGGCGGCGGTCGGGTACGAGACCGTGGCGAGCAGAACGCCGACGGTGAGGGCCGTTCCGACCGCCAGCGCGCCGAACAGCCACGTCGTCTGGGCGTCCCCCCAGATCCTGTCGAGGTCGCCGCGAAAGAGGAAGAAGAGGAGGCTGAAGGAGACGGCGCCAACGGTCATGACGGGCAGCAGGGCCGCCTCGAGTACCGGATCGCCGTACGATTCGATGCTCGAGGCGGTGATCGTGAAGCCGCCGGTCGTGACGCCGGTCATCGCGTGGTTGAGCGCCGCCCAGGGTGTCATGCCGACCAGCCACAGCCAGCAGGCGCTCGCGACGGTCAGCAGGGCGAGCAGCCACCACAGCGCCGCGGCAGTGCCGGCGGTCGTCGACCGGATCGACTCCGTCGGGGCCATATTGCCGTGGACCGCCGAGAACGAGTCGCTCTCCTCGCTGCTGACGAACGCCGCCGCGAGGACGACGACGCCGATGCCGCCGACCCACTGAATCAGCGAGCGCCACCACTGCAGACTCCGCGGCAGTTGGCCGGGGTCGGACGCCATGCTAAATCCCGTCCCCGTGACGCCGCTCATTCCTTCGAAGACCGCATCGACCGGCGCGAGAAAGGTCGCGAGCGAGACCGTCATCTCCGGTGCGGCCAGCATCGGCGGCTGGAGGCGAACCGTCCAGGCGACCAGCAACAGCGGCAGCGCGCTCAGGAGGCCGGCGACGAACCAGCCGACGGAGACGGTGATCACTCCCGCCGACATGCCGTCGACTTCGTCGGGCGCGTCGAAGACGGCCTCGAGACCGCGGCCGAGACCGGCGGCCACCACCGCGGTGAGCAGAAACGCTGGAATCGCGTAGAACTCGCGCCAGCCGACCGCGACGACGATCGAGAGCGCCGGCAGGAAGGCGTAGACCTTGACGAGCGTCCCGAAGTCGTAGAGCGCGCGACGAAGTGTTTCGTCCAT
This portion of the Haloterrigena gelatinilytica genome encodes:
- a CDS encoding ABC transporter ATP-binding protein — encoded protein: MSEITLDGLEKRYGTELAVEDVSVTIDDGELLCLLGPSGSGKSTTLRMLAGLETPTDGEIRIDGEDVTDRPAYERTTATVFQDWALFPHKTVLENVAFGLKMQGVGKEERRERAREMLERVRMADHADDDPMNLSGGQKQRVALARSLAVNPDVLLLDEPLSNLDKRLSEDMQIELREIHAELEETFVHVTHDQDEAFTLADRIGIMADGNLVQVGEPNEVYQNPKNRFIEGFLGDTNFVEGTVDRTSPDAVRVETELGREVVVPTANPDALAAGDAVSLSLRPEALSIESADSGLESDETARPVRTDGSTTNSVVGTVESVLYRGSTVRYSVGIEGTSVFAERTVSDAGEFEAGDEIRISWDGADVLAFRDDGSRVDL
- a CDS encoding ABC transporter substrate-binding protein, with protein sequence MAADPDRVAETSESTSESVTDAAGSSVSRRRLLSATAVGSATALAGCTELLSSGSGDPLRVSVWSGNYADRFEEAVVPRYEDEFDAEIQIEPGWGDILTDIQTAADDDPPYDVTITEGNFYYYGRQDDLFHEIRTENVPNADELIDYYADFRTTEYGMPVDGAPCTIIHREEMESEIESWSDLSGSAVAESNGVGVDTGFWWYPMYAAAVGMDDAELGEEMHDADHHDDVLETVRNWPIESWAESGQDVWQAFQDDIIDVAQWYYEQTAYDIDDYEGLTHTMPEQTTGYLNHWCVVKGTDKRDRAEEFINFLMDAEVQTAWSEEMPTLFCNENTEYAGDLADDLPSDSEEASNIAFPDWEFLAEHSGDLSDEFSAMRNS
- a CDS encoding TrkH family potassium uptake protein, producing the protein MDETLRRALYDFGTLVKVYAFLPALSIVVAVGWREFYAIPAFLLTAVVAAGLGRGLEAVFDAPDEVDGMSAGVITVSVGWFVAGLLSALPLLLVAWTVRLQPPMLAAPEMTVSLATFLAPVDAVFEGMSGVTGTGFSMASDPGQLPRSLQWWRSLIQWVGGIGVVVLAAAFVSSEESDSFSAVHGNMAPTESIRSTTAGTAAALWWLLALLTVASACWLWLVGMTPWAALNHAMTGVTTGGFTITASSIESYGDPVLEAALLPVMTVGAVSFSLLFFLFRGDLDRIWGDAQTTWLFGALAVGTALTVGVLLATVSYPTAAASVRYGTFQLVSGLTCTGFQTDTGLGGSWAAPGLLAVTLSMIVGGAAGSTAGGVKIVRVRRLLLDAPEHGMDVYDPSESTADTAGGASAAFDTAAIIAVLWFGLLFVTSLVALLVLPNGYATANVLFEVASVQSNVGLSAGIVDATIPASLKVTLVFAMWIGRLEIVPVLVTGQLLYEEVS